The Clostridia bacterium genome contains a region encoding:
- a CDS encoding 30S ribosomal protein S6, translating to MVKTNKYETIFIVDMTKGEEAVNALVEKFTSLISSAGEVAKVDTWGKRRLAYEIDDLNEGYYVLVEFTANPEFPAELNRQFKITDGILRYLVIKQED from the coding sequence ATGGTAAAAACAAACAAGTATGAAACAATCTTCATCGTGGATATGACCAAGGGTGAAGAAGCTGTCAATGCTTTGGTTGAAAAGTTTACATCTTTGATTTCTTCCGCAGGTGAAGTTGCTAAAGTAGATACTTGGGGCAAAAGAAGACTTGCTTATGAAATCGACGATTTAAACGAGGGGTACTATGTTTTGGTTGAATTTACTGCCAATCCGGAATTCCCTGCAGAACTGAACAGACAGTTTAAGATTACCGACGGTATCTTGCGTTACCTGGTAATTAAGCAGGAAGACTGA
- a CDS encoding single-stranded DNA-binding protein, with protein MLNKVILMGRLTRDPELKSTPTGASVVSFSLAVERNFVRQGEQRQTDFINCVAWRNQAEFLAKYFAKGQLLALSGNLQTRQYDDKDGKRVYVTEVVVDELHFAERKGDAQGAGMAPGAPVQQTAPRVQQTAPQAAPQQNAADDFVLLPDDDELPF; from the coding sequence ATGTTAAACAAAGTTATTCTGATGGGTAGACTTACCCGTGACCCTGAATTAAAAAGCACACCGACAGGTGCATCTGTTGTAAGCTTTTCTCTGGCTGTAGAACGTAATTTCGTGCGCCAGGGCGAACAGCGTCAGACAGATTTTATTAACTGCGTGGCTTGGAGAAATCAGGCGGAATTTTTAGCAAAGTATTTTGCTAAGGGACAGCTTTTGGCTCTTTCAGGCAATCTTCAGACAAGACAGTATGATGACAAAGACGGGAAACGCGTATATGTGACCGAGGTGGTTGTTGACGAACTGCATTTTGCAGAACGTAAGGGCGACGCACAGGGTGCCGGAATGGCGCCGGGCGCACCTGTTCAGCAGACCGCACCCCGCGTGCAGCAAACTGCCCCGCAGGCGGCTCCTCAGCAAAACGCGGCAGACGATTTTGTACTGCTTCCCGATGACGACGAATTACCCTTTTAA
- a CDS encoding cofactor-independent phosphoglycerate mutase encodes MKYIVFLGDGMADYPNAELGNKTPLEVAKKPNMDYFAKKGICGMAKTVPEGMKPGSDTANLSVMGYAPEKYYTGRSPLEAVSVGVPLNDADITFRANLVTLSDEENYADKTMIDYSSDEITTEEAHALIADLAKELNTDTLQLYPGFSYRHILVWRNGELDFELTPPHDISDRKVTEYLPKGKNAHVLQEIMEKSEKILKDHPVNKARIARGLRPAVSLWIWGEGRKAVLDSFADLYGVKGAVVSAVDLIKGIGLSAKMVCPDVEGATGNIHTNFDGKAQAGIELLKENDMLYMHLEAPDECGHRREVENKVRSIELIDEKIIAPIIADLKARGEDYRVLLMPDHPTPLDLKTHVSDPVPFVLYDSTNEKEGAEAYTEKMCEATGVYLDKASELMGHLIKKTL; translated from the coding sequence ATGAAATATATTGTTTTTCTGGGAGACGGTATGGCAGATTACCCCAACGCGGAATTAGGCAACAAAACCCCGCTGGAGGTTGCCAAAAAACCGAATATGGATTATTTTGCAAAAAAAGGCATTTGCGGTATGGCAAAAACTGTACCCGAGGGTATGAAGCCGGGCAGTGACACCGCAAACCTTTCGGTTATGGGCTATGCGCCTGAAAAATATTACACAGGCCGTTCACCTTTGGAAGCGGTTTCGGTGGGTGTGCCGCTCAATGATGCGGATATTACCTTCCGTGCCAATCTGGTCACCCTTTCGGACGAGGAGAATTATGCGGATAAGACCATGATTGATTACAGCTCAGACGAAATTACCACCGAAGAAGCACATGCATTGATTGCAGACCTGGCAAAAGAACTCAATACCGATACCTTACAACTGTATCCCGGTTTTTCATACAGACATATTCTGGTCTGGAGAAATGGTGAGTTGGATTTTGAACTGACACCGCCCCATGATATTTCGGATAGGAAAGTGACCGAATACCTGCCCAAGGGGAAAAATGCCCATGTTTTGCAGGAAATCATGGAAAAAAGTGAAAAAATCTTAAAAGACCACCCCGTAAACAAAGCCAGAATTGCACGCGGTCTGCGTCCTGCAGTATCTCTCTGGATCTGGGGCGAGGGCAGAAAGGCGGTTTTGGATTCCTTTGCGGATTTGTACGGCGTAAAAGGTGCGGTTGTTTCTGCGGTTGACCTGATTAAAGGCATCGGGCTTTCTGCTAAAATGGTTTGCCCCGATGTAGAGGGCGCAACCGGCAACATTCATACCAATTTCGACGGAAAAGCACAGGCGGGTATTGAACTTCTGAAAGAAAATGATATGCTGTATATGCATTTAGAAGCCCCCGACGAATGCGGTCACCGTCGTGAGGTGGAAAACAAGGTGCGCTCCATTGAACTGATTGACGAAAAAATTATTGCGCCCATTATTGCAGATTTAAAGGCAAGAGGAGAGGACTACAGGGTACTTCTGATGCCCGACCATCCCACCCCTTTGGATTTAAAAACGCACGTTTCCGATCCTGTACCCTTTGTGCTTTATGACAGCACAAACGAAAAAGAAGGTGCGGAAGCTTATACCGAAAAAATGTGCGAAGCCACAGGTGTTTATCTGGACAAGGCTTCTGAACTTATGGGGCATCTTATTAAAAAAACACTGTAG